The following are from one region of the Streptomyces decoyicus genome:
- a CDS encoding TetR/AcrR family transcriptional regulator produces MTRRREQVLDAGIQVLGSEGARRLTYQAVDTAAGVPSGTTSNYFRNRAALIDGIVDHLQALERRDWETFAAAAAPADAGELADAVTQFLRYATGPERARTAARFALYLESSARPELRPALTRGRETVVGWGAEWLQRFGSPTPRRHCEILFDYMDGVAFHQLAFPVEDFDPGPGIHELLSGLLD; encoded by the coding sequence GTGACACGACGGCGGGAGCAGGTGCTGGACGCGGGGATCCAGGTGCTGGGCAGCGAGGGAGCGCGGCGGCTGACCTACCAGGCCGTGGACACCGCGGCAGGAGTCCCGTCGGGCACCACCTCCAACTACTTCCGCAACCGGGCGGCCCTGATCGACGGCATCGTCGACCACCTTCAGGCCCTGGAGCGCCGCGACTGGGAGACCTTCGCCGCGGCGGCCGCCCCGGCCGATGCCGGTGAACTCGCCGATGCGGTGACCCAGTTCCTCCGGTACGCGACCGGCCCCGAGCGGGCCAGGACCGCCGCCCGCTTCGCGCTCTACCTGGAGTCCTCGGCCCGGCCCGAGCTGCGCCCGGCACTCACCCGCGGCCGCGAGACCGTCGTCGGCTGGGGAGCGGAGTGGCTTCAGCGCTTCGGCTCACCGACGCCGCGGCGGCACTGCGAGATCCTCTTCGACTACATGGACGGCGTCGCCTTCCACCAACTCGCTTTCCCCGTAGAGGACTTCGACCCGGGGCCGGGCATCCACGAGCTGCT
- a CDS encoding FAD-dependent monooxygenase, whose protein sequence is MTRKPRTAAVVGGGIGGLATALSLRNNGWSVDVFERARRLPAAGTALGLWPAALGALDALGVGAQARSLSRPQAAGAFLRPDGGRIATLDVAGMERRTGDVTRLVSRPDLLALLYGAAGEGAVTFDARIEDIRTLDGSYDVVVAADGLNSAARTALFGPRHRARYVGASSWRGTVDGKTGSSTETWGEGRRFGITPLPDGRTNWFACAVTPEGQRHPGHEAATLRGWFGHWHAGVREVLDRLTESEVLRLDLYYLDPPLPAYVAGRTVLIGDAAHAMTPDLGRGACEALIDAVELTRALTAAPDVPTALRAYDRVRRPATQRLVRAARLMNRMAHARRLTGLRNAAMRTALALGGPLG, encoded by the coding sequence ATGACCCGGAAACCACGCACGGCGGCCGTCGTGGGCGGCGGCATCGGCGGGCTCGCCACCGCCCTCTCCCTGCGCAACAACGGCTGGTCGGTCGATGTCTTCGAACGCGCCCGCCGGCTCCCCGCGGCCGGTACCGCACTCGGCCTGTGGCCGGCCGCCCTCGGCGCCCTGGATGCCCTCGGCGTCGGCGCACAGGCGCGCTCCCTGAGCCGCCCGCAGGCCGCGGGCGCCTTCCTGCGGCCCGACGGCGGCCGGATCGCCACCCTCGACGTCGCGGGGATGGAGCGGCGTACGGGCGACGTGACCCGGCTCGTCTCCCGCCCCGACCTGCTCGCCCTCCTGTACGGCGCGGCAGGGGAGGGGGCGGTCACCTTCGACGCGCGCATCGAGGACATCCGCACGCTGGACGGCTCGTACGACGTGGTGGTCGCGGCCGACGGGCTCAACAGCGCGGCCCGCACGGCGCTGTTCGGCCCGCGCCACCGGGCCCGGTACGTCGGCGCCTCCTCCTGGCGCGGCACCGTCGACGGGAAGACCGGGAGCAGCACCGAGACCTGGGGCGAGGGCCGCCGCTTCGGCATCACGCCCCTCCCGGACGGCCGCACCAACTGGTTCGCCTGCGCCGTCACCCCCGAGGGGCAGCGCCATCCGGGCCATGAAGCCGCCACGCTGCGCGGGTGGTTCGGCCACTGGCACGCCGGAGTGCGCGAGGTCCTCGACCGGCTGACGGAGTCCGAGGTGCTGCGCCTGGACCTCTACTACCTCGATCCGCCACTGCCCGCCTACGTCGCGGGCCGTACGGTCCTCATCGGCGACGCGGCGCACGCCATGACTCCCGATCTCGGCCGCGGAGCCTGCGAAGCGCTCATCGACGCGGTGGAGTTGACGCGGGCGCTGACGGCCGCGCCGGATGTGCCGACCGCGCTGCGTGCGTACGACCGGGTGCGGCGCCCGGCGACCCAGCGGCTGGTGCGTGCCGCGCGGCTGATGAACCGTATGGCGCACGCCCGGCGGCTGACCGGGCTGCGGAACGCCGCGATGCGGACCGCACTGGCGCTGGGCGGCCCGCTGGGCTGA
- a CDS encoding IclR family transcriptional regulator, with translation MPPSSASTSAAEAKPAGASGGVQSLERAFDLLERMADAGGEVGLSELSGSSGLPLPTIHRLMRTLVACGYVRQQPNRRYALGPRLIRLGESSSRLLGTWARPFLARLVEETGETANMALLDGDEIVYVAQVPSRHAVRMFTEVGRRVLPHSTGVGKALLAHHAPEEVRALLGRTGMPAATEKTITDPDRFLEALADVRRLGYAVDDNEQEIGVRCLAVPVPNSPTSAAISISGPTGRVTEASTDKIVPVLQDVAAQLSVALANQTPA, from the coding sequence GTGCCGCCGTCCAGCGCCAGCACCTCCGCCGCCGAAGCCAAGCCCGCAGGCGCCAGCGGCGGCGTCCAGTCCCTCGAGCGCGCCTTCGACCTGCTGGAGCGGATGGCCGACGCCGGTGGCGAGGTCGGCCTGAGCGAGCTCTCCGGCAGCAGCGGACTGCCGCTGCCCACCATCCACCGCCTGATGCGCACGCTCGTCGCCTGCGGCTACGTCCGGCAGCAGCCCAACCGCCGCTACGCACTCGGGCCCCGGCTGATCCGGCTCGGCGAGAGCTCCTCGCGGCTGCTCGGTACGTGGGCGCGGCCGTTCCTGGCCCGCCTGGTCGAGGAGACCGGCGAGACCGCCAACATGGCGCTGCTCGACGGCGACGAGATCGTCTATGTCGCCCAGGTGCCGTCGCGGCACGCGGTACGGATGTTCACCGAGGTCGGCCGGCGGGTGCTCCCGCACTCCACGGGCGTCGGCAAGGCCCTGCTGGCCCATCACGCCCCGGAGGAGGTCCGCGCGCTGCTCGGCCGTACGGGCATGCCCGCCGCGACCGAGAAGACGATCACCGACCCGGACCGCTTCCTCGAAGCGCTCGCCGACGTCCGCCGCCTGGGCTATGCGGTCGACGACAACGAGCAGGAGATCGGCGTCCGCTGCCTCGCGGTGCCGGTGCCCAACTCCCCCACCTCGGCGGCAATCTCCATTTCCGGCCCGACCGGCCGCGTGACCGAGGCCTCGACGGACAAGATCGTGCCGGTGCTCCAGGACGTCGCGGCGCAGCTGTCGGTGGCGCTGGCGAACCAGACGCCGGCGTAA
- a CDS encoding nucleotidyltransferase family protein: MAGLLLAAGGGRRLGGRPKALLDHRGRPLVEHAARALRDGGCHPVHIVLGAAADSVRERADLSAYGISENPDWAQGMGSSLRVGLAALADSGADAVVVSLVDQPGIGAAAVARVVAAYEGSTSLVSAAYDGRRGHPVLFGAGRWADIAATAEGDRGARAYLRRHADDLALVECSDIAEPYDIDTPDDLRRLE, from the coding sequence GTGGCCGGCCTGCTGCTCGCCGCGGGCGGCGGACGGCGCCTGGGGGGACGGCCCAAGGCACTGCTCGACCACCGGGGACGGCCACTGGTCGAGCACGCCGCACGGGCACTGCGGGACGGCGGCTGCCACCCCGTGCACATCGTGCTGGGGGCGGCCGCCGATTCCGTACGGGAGCGGGCCGACCTCTCGGCGTACGGCATCTCGGAAAACCCGGACTGGGCCCAGGGTATGGGCTCCTCGCTCCGGGTGGGCCTCGCCGCGCTGGCGGATTCGGGGGCGGATGCGGTCGTGGTCTCGCTGGTGGACCAGCCGGGCATCGGCGCCGCGGCGGTGGCGCGGGTGGTGGCGGCGTACGAGGGCAGCACCTCGCTCGTCTCCGCTGCGTACGACGGCCGCCGTGGCCACCCGGTCCTCTTCGGCGCCGGCCGATGGGCGGACATCGCCGCCACCGCGGAGGGCGACCGCGGCGCGCGCGCCTACCTCCGCCGGCATGCGGACGACCTCGCCCTTGTCGAGTGCTCCGACATCGCCGAGCCGTACGACATCGACACGCCGGACGATCTCCGCCGCCTGGAGTGA
- a CDS encoding DUF5955 family protein, whose amino-acid sequence MTGVEGDPRVQDLRGAVARLRRQLAVLPGELPDRAAADDELAALDAMVSHGLPEVPRLRRSLLLIAGAVGSVSALSPALAEVRAGIDRFGELPRAR is encoded by the coding sequence GTGACCGGGGTCGAGGGTGACCCACGTGTCCAGGACCTGCGCGGGGCAGTGGCCCGCTTGCGCCGTCAGCTGGCCGTACTTCCAGGGGAATTACCGGACCGGGCCGCCGCCGATGACGAGCTGGCCGCACTGGACGCGATGGTGAGTCATGGGCTGCCGGAAGTGCCCCGGCTGCGCCGTTCGCTCCTGCTGATCGCCGGGGCGGTCGGGTCGGTGAGTGCGCTGTCCCCTGCGCTGGCGGAGGTCCGTGCGGGCATCGACCGCTTCGGTGAGCTCCCGCGCGCACGGTGA
- a CDS encoding aspartate/glutamate racemase family protein — translation MRILVMNPNTTASMTASIRATATAAAAPGTEIIATEPLWGPESIEGHFEGYLSAAAVLDRLATLEMNFDALVMAGFGEPGREGAQELLDVPVLDITESAAQMAMMLGHAYGIVTTLDRAVPQIQDRLLTAGLLQRCAAVRGTGLGVLELEQDGERTVEVIIETAREAVRAGAEVICLGCGGMAGLQEKVGAALGVPVVDGVAAAVKFAEAVVGLGLTTSTGRSFAPPRPKVIGSWPLSTHLRPSAVRAQASPCHTEFSAQTSGI, via the coding sequence ATGCGCATTCTCGTCATGAACCCGAACACCACGGCTTCCATGACCGCCTCGATCCGCGCCACCGCCACCGCGGCCGCCGCCCCGGGCACCGAGATCATCGCCACCGAACCCCTGTGGGGCCCGGAGTCGATCGAGGGTCACTTCGAGGGCTATCTCAGCGCCGCGGCGGTCCTGGACCGGCTCGCCACCCTAGAGATGAACTTCGATGCGCTGGTCATGGCCGGTTTCGGGGAGCCGGGCCGGGAGGGTGCCCAGGAGCTGCTGGACGTGCCCGTCCTGGACATCACCGAGAGTGCCGCCCAGATGGCGATGATGCTCGGCCACGCCTACGGCATCGTCACGACCCTCGACCGGGCCGTCCCGCAGATCCAGGACCGGCTGCTGACCGCCGGGCTGCTCCAGCGCTGCGCCGCGGTCCGCGGCACCGGGCTCGGTGTGCTGGAGCTGGAGCAGGACGGGGAGCGGACCGTCGAGGTGATCATCGAGACCGCCCGCGAGGCCGTCCGGGCCGGTGCCGAGGTGATCTGCCTGGGCTGCGGCGGGATGGCCGGGCTCCAGGAGAAGGTCGGCGCGGCGCTCGGGGTGCCCGTGGTGGACGGCGTCGCCGCGGCGGTGAAGTTCGCGGAGGCGGTCGTCGGCCTCGGGCTGACCACCAGCACGGGGCGGAGCTTCGCGCCGCCCCGCCCCAAGGTCATCGGCTCCTGGCCGCTGAGCACGCATCTGCGCCCGTCCGCGGTACGCGCTCAGGCCTCCCCATGTCACACCGAATTTTCCGCACAGACATCAGGCATCTGA
- the aceB gene encoding malate synthase A: protein MSAPAPSPLAIAEVDPAHTPERQDEVLTDAALTFVAELHRRFTPRRDELLARRAERRAEIARTSTLDFLPETAQIRADDSWKVAEAPAALNDRRVEITGPTDRKMTINALNSGAKVWLADFEDASAPTWENVVSGQLNLIDAYERRIDFTDAASGKSYALKDAEELATVVMRPRGWHLDERHLQFEGRPVPGALVDFGLYFFHNAQRLLDLGKGPYFYLPKTESHLEARLWNEIFVFAQDYVGIPQGTVRATVLIETITAAYEMEEILYELRDHASGLNAGRWDYLFSIVKNFRDGGAKFVLPDRNAVTMTAPFMRAYTELLVRTCHKRGAHAIGGMAAFIPNRRDPDANEKALAKVKNDKDREAGDGFDGSWVAHPDLVPVARASFDAVLGDKPHQKDRLREDVSVSAADLIAIDTLDAKPTYQGLIDAVQVGTRYIEAWLRGLGAVAIFGLMEDAATAEISRSQIWQWVDAGVVFENGEKATAELVRTVASEQLAAIRAEVGEDAFTSGKWQQAHDLLLRVALDENYAEFLTLPAYELLG, encoded by the coding sequence ATGTCCGCACCAGCGCCGTCCCCGCTGGCCATCGCCGAAGTCGACCCCGCTCATACCCCCGAACGGCAGGACGAGGTCCTCACCGACGCCGCCCTCACCTTCGTCGCCGAGCTTCACCGCCGGTTCACCCCGCGCCGTGACGAGCTGCTCGCCCGCCGCGCCGAGCGTCGCGCCGAGATCGCCCGGACCAGCACGCTGGACTTCCTCCCGGAGACCGCGCAGATCCGCGCCGACGACAGCTGGAAGGTGGCCGAGGCGCCCGCCGCGCTCAACGACCGCCGGGTGGAGATCACCGGTCCCACCGACCGCAAGATGACCATCAACGCGCTCAACTCCGGCGCCAAGGTCTGGCTCGCCGACTTCGAGGACGCCTCCGCCCCGACCTGGGAGAACGTCGTCTCCGGTCAGCTCAACCTGATCGACGCCTATGAGCGCCGCATCGACTTCACCGACGCCGCGTCCGGCAAGTCGTACGCCCTCAAGGACGCCGAGGAGCTCGCCACCGTCGTGATGCGCCCGCGCGGCTGGCACCTGGACGAGCGCCACCTCCAGTTCGAGGGCCGGCCGGTCCCCGGTGCGCTGGTCGACTTCGGCCTCTACTTCTTCCACAACGCCCAGCGCCTGCTGGACCTCGGCAAGGGCCCGTACTTCTACCTGCCGAAGACGGAGTCGCACCTGGAGGCCCGCCTCTGGAACGAGATCTTCGTCTTCGCCCAGGACTACGTCGGCATCCCCCAGGGCACCGTGCGCGCCACCGTCCTCATCGAGACGATCACGGCCGCGTACGAGATGGAGGAGATCCTCTACGAGCTGCGCGACCACGCCTCGGGCCTGAACGCCGGCCGCTGGGACTACCTCTTCTCCATCGTCAAGAACTTCCGCGACGGCGGCGCCAAGTTCGTCCTCCCGGACCGCAACGCGGTCACGATGACGGCCCCGTTCATGCGCGCCTACACCGAACTCCTCGTCCGCACCTGCCACAAGCGCGGCGCGCACGCGATCGGCGGCATGGCGGCCTTCATCCCCAACCGCCGCGATCCCGACGCCAACGAGAAGGCCCTCGCCAAGGTCAAGAACGACAAGGACCGCGAGGCCGGCGACGGCTTCGACGGCTCCTGGGTCGCCCACCCCGACCTGGTCCCGGTCGCCCGCGCCTCCTTCGACGCGGTCCTCGGCGACAAGCCGCACCAGAAGGACCGCCTCCGCGAGGACGTCTCGGTGTCGGCCGCCGACCTCATCGCCATCGACACCCTCGACGCCAAGCCCACCTACCAGGGCCTGATCGACGCGGTCCAGGTCGGCACCCGCTACATCGAGGCCTGGCTGCGCGGCCTGGGCGCCGTCGCCATCTTCGGCCTCATGGAGGACGCCGCCACCGCCGAGATCTCCCGCTCCCAGATCTGGCAGTGGGTCGACGCCGGTGTCGTCTTCGAAAACGGCGAGAAGGCCACCGCGGAGCTGGTGCGCACGGTCGCCTCAGAGCAACTGGCCGCCATCCGCGCCGAGGTCGGCGAGGACGCCTTCACCTCCGGCAAGTGGCAGCAGGCCCACGACCTGCTGCTCCGGGTCGCACTGGACGAGAACTACGCGGAGTTCCTGACCCTGCCCGCGTACGAGCTGCTGGGCTGA
- a CDS encoding MerR family transcriptional regulator: MTNDSTSSARLAPPVGGCQEIEGRRVFVHRSGSGGPAVVFLPGASAVDRDASGHRRYSAQAAVDLIRIRTLADGGVPLARIDALLHAQPAEFAAAVTGIDAALQRKIDELIEYTAGSPNSPAAKGWSCPPAWSPSTAKGRYVPQCGGTYRPFGRMGLE, encoded by the coding sequence ATGACGAACGACAGCACTTCCTCGGCTCGGCTCGCGCCGCCGGTCGGAGGGTGCCAGGAGATCGAGGGCCGTCGCGTTTTCGTGCACCGGTCGGGCAGCGGCGGACCGGCCGTGGTGTTCCTGCCGGGCGCAAGCGCGGTGGACCGCGATGCCTCCGGCCACCGCCGCTACAGCGCGCAAGCGGCGGTGGATCTCATCCGGATCAGGACCCTGGCCGATGGCGGGGTGCCACTGGCCCGTATCGACGCGCTGCTGCATGCACAGCCGGCCGAATTCGCCGCGGCCGTCACCGGCATCGACGCCGCATTGCAGCGCAAGATCGACGAGCTCATCGAATACACCGCAGGATCACCGAACTCGCCGGCGGCGAAAGGCTGGTCCTGCCCCCCGGCGTGGTCGCCATCAACGGCGAAGGGCCGGTACGTACCGCAGTGCGGCGGTACGTACCGGCCCTTCGGGCGCATGGGGCTGGAGTAG
- a CDS encoding M20/M25/M40 family metallo-hydrolase yields MNQEADNPHAHRARTAAAALETTVDALMDGVCADLKRLAAVPSIAFPGFSPEPVLQARDLLVALLRDVGVADIGELNLPDTAPVITASLPPPTPDAPTVLLYGHYDVQPPGDERLWDSPPFEPTDIEGGIRARGIADDKANLMVHIGALRAYGGRPPVGIKIVFEGQEEYGSAFDDYPPTDPDLFACDAMIIADTGNIRPGTPTLTTALRGSAEVFVEVRTLDAAVHSGEYGGAAPDALLVLLKALSTLHDLHGDVAVEGLRREPWRGTALTDDEFRELAGIPHGTPLLGTGGLGERLWSGPALTVIGLDAPPVDRTASAVVPFARAKLNLRVHPRQDPREAQAALVRHLQRLRPFGIPLTVTPGDAGPGYEAATDGPAYRAARTALRRAWGTDPVHCATGGSIPLVNGLAKAVPDAEILLFGAEDNLCGLHGPNERVLLSELRGALLAETTFLTEYATTYRTDDTP; encoded by the coding sequence GTGAACCAGGAAGCCGACAACCCGCACGCCCACCGCGCACGGACGGCTGCCGCCGCCCTGGAGACCACCGTCGACGCGCTGATGGACGGGGTGTGCGCCGATCTCAAGCGGCTCGCCGCCGTCCCCTCGATCGCCTTCCCCGGCTTCTCGCCCGAGCCGGTCCTCCAGGCCCGCGATCTGCTCGTCGCCCTGCTCAGGGACGTCGGCGTGGCCGACATCGGGGAGCTCAACCTCCCCGACACCGCCCCCGTCATCACCGCCAGCCTCCCGCCGCCCACCCCCGACGCACCCACCGTCCTCCTCTACGGCCACTACGACGTCCAGCCGCCCGGCGACGAGCGGCTCTGGGACTCCCCGCCCTTCGAACCCACCGACATCGAGGGCGGCATCCGTGCCCGCGGTATCGCCGACGACAAGGCCAACCTCATGGTCCACATCGGCGCCCTGCGGGCCTACGGAGGCCGCCCGCCGGTCGGCATCAAAATCGTCTTCGAGGGCCAGGAGGAGTACGGCAGCGCCTTCGACGACTACCCGCCCACCGACCCCGACCTGTTCGCCTGCGACGCGATGATCATCGCCGACACCGGCAACATCCGCCCCGGCACCCCCACCCTCACCACCGCCCTGCGCGGCTCCGCCGAGGTCTTCGTCGAGGTGCGCACCCTCGACGCCGCCGTACACAGCGGGGAGTACGGCGGCGCCGCCCCCGACGCACTGCTCGTCCTCCTCAAGGCCCTGTCGACCCTGCACGACCTGCACGGTGATGTCGCCGTCGAGGGACTGCGCCGCGAACCGTGGCGCGGCACCGCCCTCACCGACGACGAGTTCCGCGAGCTGGCCGGCATCCCGCACGGCACCCCGCTGCTCGGCACCGGCGGCCTCGGCGAACGGCTGTGGAGCGGCCCCGCCCTCACCGTCATCGGCCTGGACGCCCCGCCCGTCGACCGCACCGCCTCCGCCGTCGTCCCCTTCGCCCGCGCCAAGCTCAACCTCCGCGTCCACCCCCGGCAGGACCCCCGGGAGGCGCAGGCCGCCCTCGTCCGCCATCTGCAACGGCTGCGGCCCTTCGGCATCCCGCTCACCGTCACCCCCGGCGACGCGGGCCCCGGCTACGAAGCCGCCACCGACGGGCCCGCCTACCGCGCCGCCCGCACCGCACTGCGCCGCGCCTGGGGCACCGACCCCGTCCACTGCGCAACCGGCGGCTCCATCCCCCTGGTCAACGGCCTGGCGAAGGCCGTACCGGACGCGGAGATCCTGCTCTTCGGCGCCGAGGACAACCTCTGCGGTCTGCACGGCCCCAACGAACGTGTGCTGCTGTCCGAACTCCGCGGCGCCCTGCTCGCCGAGACCACCTTCCTCACCGAATACGCCACCACCTACCGCACCGACGACACCCCGTGA
- a CDS encoding serine/threonine-protein kinase has translation MVNSVGGSGIFQPLEGDDPRVIAGYRLTAKLGSGGMGKVYLSYTPGGRPVAIKVIRPEFSEDAEFRRRFKQEVQSAQRVQGLYTAPVIDSDAEGASPWLATAYVPGPSLAAAVAEHGRLPAPAVLLLVAGIAEALQVIHGAGIVHRDLKPSNVLLAADGPRVIDFGIARAADATSLTSSGVTVGTPTFMAPEQAAGSTISSATDVFALGQVAAYAAIGTPAFGEGTSHGVLYRIVHEEPDLSGLPEELRELVTRCLAKDAGERPSVAEVIELCGAASGQTQLRRPEEWLPTAVAADITTRAAAPAPAQTPPPPLEAPTAGAPAQPPTRPAQPPVQPAQPPTRPAAPAAPVPTTLDHPQTPPPGFGPAAHEPTAAGPSAAGPSAAGPTVAGPSVAGPSAAPSAPMGAGAGGTGPTAIGPTAMGTAPQPPKKKRKGLIAALVLVGLLAFAGAGGGLVYAVMKDDGQSKQDQATDDNKAKNSGASPTPAGDPTATPGGDGTKSPAAPVQDPTPVDYKGINLPDEYHLSLSDEPVNPTNSDNDTDIDFSYQDSTYSDDEVETETGKLVLLNPGQDGSLATCRSETRFTDSIMTKRLTKGAQMCLTTDYGHVALITFKGYAPKSDPSSYMTVDVRVWRNAVEPKQDS, from the coding sequence GTGGTGAACAGTGTGGGCGGGTCCGGGATCTTCCAGCCGCTGGAAGGTGACGATCCACGGGTGATCGCGGGCTACCGCCTCACGGCGAAGCTCGGCTCCGGCGGCATGGGCAAGGTCTACCTCTCCTACACACCCGGCGGGCGCCCCGTCGCCATCAAGGTGATCCGCCCCGAGTTCAGTGAGGACGCGGAGTTCCGCCGCCGCTTCAAGCAGGAGGTGCAGTCCGCGCAGCGCGTCCAGGGCCTGTACACCGCGCCGGTCATCGACAGCGACGCCGAAGGCGCGAGCCCCTGGCTCGCCACCGCGTATGTTCCCGGCCCCTCGCTCGCCGCGGCGGTCGCCGAGCACGGGCGGCTCCCGGCCCCCGCCGTGCTGCTGCTGGTGGCAGGGATCGCCGAGGCGCTCCAGGTCATCCATGGCGCGGGCATCGTGCACCGCGACCTGAAGCCGTCCAATGTGCTGCTGGCCGCCGACGGCCCGCGCGTCATCGACTTCGGTATCGCACGCGCCGCCGACGCCACCTCGCTGACCAGCAGCGGCGTCACCGTAGGCACCCCCACCTTCATGGCGCCCGAGCAGGCCGCGGGCAGCACCATCAGCTCCGCCACCGATGTCTTCGCGCTCGGCCAGGTCGCGGCGTACGCGGCCATCGGCACCCCGGCGTTCGGCGAGGGCACCTCGCACGGGGTGCTCTACCGCATCGTCCACGAGGAGCCGGATCTGAGCGGCCTCCCCGAGGAGCTGCGGGAGTTGGTGACCAGGTGTCTGGCGAAGGACGCCGGGGAGCGGCCGTCCGTCGCCGAAGTGATCGAGCTGTGCGGCGCGGCCTCCGGCCAGACCCAGCTGCGCCGCCCGGAGGAGTGGCTGCCCACCGCCGTCGCGGCCGATATCACCACGCGTGCGGCCGCGCCCGCGCCCGCGCAGACTCCGCCGCCCCCGCTGGAGGCGCCCACCGCGGGTGCTCCGGCCCAGCCGCCGACCCGGCCCGCCCAGCCGCCGGTTCAGCCCGCGCAGCCGCCCACCCGGCCCGCGGCACCGGCCGCGCCGGTGCCGACCACGCTGGACCACCCGCAGACCCCGCCGCCGGGGTTCGGCCCGGCGGCCCATGAGCCGACCGCTGCCGGTCCGTCCGCGGCCGGTCCGTCCGCTGCCGGTCCGACCGTCGCTGGTCCGTCCGTCGCCGGTCCGTCCGCCGCGCCGTCTGCGCCGATGGGCGCCGGTGCGGGCGGCACCGGGCCGACGGCCATCGGGCCGACCGCCATGGGTACGGCCCCCCAGCCGCCGAAGAAGAAGCGCAAGGGGCTGATCGCGGCCCTCGTGCTGGTCGGTCTGCTGGCCTTCGCGGGTGCCGGCGGCGGCCTCGTCTATGCCGTGATGAAGGACGACGGCCAGTCGAAGCAGGACCAGGCCACCGACGACAACAAGGCGAAGAACAGCGGCGCTTCGCCGACGCCCGCGGGGGATCCGACGGCGACCCCCGGTGGCGACGGTACGAAGTCCCCTGCCGCCCCGGTGCAGGACCCGACACCGGTCGACTACAAGGGCATCAACCTGCCCGACGAGTACCACCTGTCGCTGTCCGACGAGCCGGTCAACCCGACCAACTCCGACAACGACACGGACATCGATTTCTCGTACCAGGACAGCACCTACTCGGACGACGAGGTCGAGACCGAGACCGGCAAGCTGGTGCTGCTCAACCCCGGTCAGGACGGCTCGCTCGCCACCTGCCGCAGCGAGACCCGGTTCACCGACTCCATCATGACCAAGCGGCTCACCAAGGGCGCCCAGATGTGCCTGACCACCGACTACGGCCATGTCGCCCTGATCACCTTCAAGGGCTACGCACCGAAGTCGGACCCCAGCAGCTACATGACCGTCGACGTGCGGGTGTGGCGCAACGCGGTGGAGCCGAAGCAGGATTCTTGA